The genomic segment CACCTGGCCGATGCTGCAGGCTTCAATCTTCGCAGCCCTGACGTTGAGACTGATCGACGCTCTGAAAACCTTTGACATCATTGAAGTGATGACGCAGGGCGGGCCTGGCAGCGCCAGCGAAACGCTCAACGTCTACGCCTATCACACCGGATTCGAATTCCTGAGGGTGGGGTACACCGCCGCACTTCTCTCGCTGCTGCTGGTGATTGTCGCCGTGGTCGCCGTGGGTGTCAACCTGCTGAGGAGGCGCGTGTGAGCAGCAGAGAGTCTCCACTCAAGCAACTGGTGCTGAACCTGCTTCTGGGTCTGGCGATCCTGGTGATGCTCTTCCCCTTCGTGTGGATGATCATGATGAGCCTCAAAACCCAGGTGCAGAACACGGCGGCCACCCCGGTATGGTTTTTCACCCCCGTGCTGGACAACTACATCAACGTCATTGAGCGCAACAACTTTCTGGTCTTTACCAAAAACAGCCTGATCGTCGCGCTGGCCGCGACAGTCATCGGAATGGTGCTGGGACTTCCCGCCGCCTACTCGATCGCCCGGTTCAAGCAGCGCGGACTGAGCCTGTGGATTCTGGTGAGCCGCATCATTCCGTACATCACCTTCCTGCTGCCTCTGTTCCTGGTGTTCACGAAGCTGAACCTGATCGGTTCGTTCACTGCCCTGATTGCCAGCCACCTGATCATCACCCTGCCTCTGATCGTGTGGATCACCATCGCCTTTTTCGAGGACATTCCCACCGATCTTGAAGAAGCAGCACTTGTCGACGGCTCCAGCCGCGCAGGAGCGTTTGTACGGATTATCCTTCCGCTGGTGGCTCCAGGCGTGATCACGGCGGGAATTCTGGCCATGATCTTTTCCTGGAATCAGTTCCTGTTCAGCCTGATCCTGGGCGGTCCGAACACCAAGACCGTTCCGGTCGCCGTATTCAACTTCCTGAGCTACGGAAGCCAGGATTACGGCGCGATTGCCGCCGCCGCCGTGCTGATCACCCTTCCAATTATCCTGCTGTCCCTGACCGTCCAGCGCTATATCGTCAAAGGCCTGACCGCTGGAGGCGTCAAAGGATGAGGGCCGTGCACGCCCCGCCTCCGGTCGTGCTGGCCCTGGATCTGGGCAGCAGCAGCGTCAAGGGCGCCGCGTTCGACATCCACGGCCGCGTCCTGGCTGGTCTGGAAGCCCACGAGAACGTCTCATTGCACTACGCCGCTGGTGGCGCTGCTGAGGTGCCGCTCGCGGACTTGGTGGCCGCTGCGGAGGCGGTGCTTGACCGGCTTCATGGACGGCTGGGCAGCCGGTCCGTCCTGGCTGTGGCCATGACCTCCATCGCGAGCAGCCTTGTGGCGCTCGACGCGCGGGGCGAACCGGTGGGTCCGGTCCTGTCCTACGCTGACACCCGCTCTGCTGGTGAGGTGAGGGCCGTTGAGACCCTGACCTCCCGGGAAGAGACCGGCTGTCCGGCCTTCAGTGCTTACTGGCCCGCACAGGTGCGCTGGTGGCAAGGAGCCCACCCGGAATTGCCCGCCGAGCACTTCTGCTCGGTGCCGGATTTCCTGCTGATGCGCTGGACGGGAGAGCTCGTGACGAGCTACTCGCTCGCGTCCTGGACTGGCCTGCTGGACCGGGAAACCCTCGACTGGAACATGCGGGCGCTGAGCACGGCGGGCTTGAGCGCGGCTCAACTGCCCCGGCTCGGTGACCATGACACCCGGCTTACCCTGCAGTCCCGCTGGACGGACCGCTGGCCCAAACTCGCGGGCGTGCCCTTTCATCCAGGCGTGGCCGACGGCGCCACCGCCAATGTTGGGAGCGGCGCACTCACCCCGGGGCGCCCTGCCATCACGATTGGCAGCACCAGTGCCGTCCGCCTCGCTGTGCAGGGCGCGCCACCCCCGATCCCGTCGGGGCTGTGGTCCTACCGCATTGACCGGAACACCCACCTCCTGGGCGGAGCACTGACAGAGGGTGGCAACCTCTACTCGTGGCTACAGTCGACGCTTCGCCTGGACCGGCGGCTGGATGAAGAGCTGCTCGGCATGGCCCCGGGCGCTCACGGCCTGACCTTTGTGCCTTCGCTGGGCGGCACCCGCAGCCCCGATTACGATCCACACGCCCGCGGAACGCTTCACGGTCTGAGTTATGCCACCACACCTGCACAGATCACGCGGGCTGCTATGGAAGGAGTGGCCTGCCGCCTTGCGAACGTGGCGTGGCGCCTGCCGGTCAGTGATGACGCCCTGTTTGTCGCCAGTGGCCGGGCCCTGCTTGCTTCGCGGGCGTGGCCGCAGATGCTTGCCGACGCCCTGGGCCGGCCGCTCCTGCTCGAAGACATCCGCGCCGGAGCCAGCGCCCGGGGCGCGGCCCTGCTGGCCTTACGGGCCCAGGGGGTAGAAATTTCCACCGACCCTGTCGCGCAGCGCGTGGTCGAGCCGGTGCCTGCACATCACGAGGTCTACCGCACAATGTGCGCCCGAATGGACCGGCTGACCCGGCTGATGCGCGAGGATGAGGAGCTGGTCTCGTGAGCCGCCTGCTCACCGCCCTGACCCGGGACCATGTTCTTCCCCTCTTTACTCCGGATGACTTGCCAGTAGCCCGCCAACGCCTGAACGTGCTCCAGGCTGCTGGCCTGGAAGCGGTCGAGCTTACCGCCCGTAATCCAGCCGCCCAGACACATTTCACCAGCCTGAAAGGCGAGTTCCCGGAGCTGATGCTGGGTGCGGGCACCATTCTGGATGCCGGGACGGCGCGGGCGTTCATCGCGCAGGGAGCCACGTTTATCGTGGGCCCCTGCCTGGTGCCGGAGGTCGCTGCCGTGTGCCGTGACGCGGATATTCCCTACCTGCCGGGAGCAGGAACGGTGCGTGAAGTGGTGGAGGCCCAGACTGCCGGGGCAAGTGTCGTGAAGCTGTTTCCAGGCGAGGTGCTGGGCCCGGCCTTCGTCCGGGCGTTGCGTGGCCCGCTGCCTGGCGCCAGGGTGCTTGTGACAGGAGGCGTGGCCCCGACGGTGGAGGGTGTCAGGGAATGGCTGAATGCCGGCGCGCTTGCCGTCGGGCTCGGGAGTGCACTGTTCCGTCTTCCCGACGACGAGTGGCCACTGCGCCTGAAGACGCTGCTTGCCTTTACCCGGGAGGTTTCCACATGAGCGAAGGCGGAGTCCTGACTTTTGGCGAGGCGCTGCTGAAACTTGCCCTGCCCCAGGCACACCGGATTGAAGACATGAGGGCCATTCGGGCCGAGTGCGGAGGTTCAGAACTGAACGTCGCGGCGGCCTTGCGCGCCCTGGGCCGTCCAGCAGCGTGGATCAGCGCGTTGCCGGACGGCCCGCTGGGTGACTGGGCACGCGCGCAGGTCCGCATGCTGGGCGTTCAGGATTTCAGTGTCGAACGTTCCGGACGCTTGGGGTCATTCTATCTGGAGGACCATCACCCGCCCCGTCCCAGCCGCGTCATCTATGACCGGCAGGGCACCGCGTTTCAGGCCCTGACTGCCGCTGACCTGAGCCCATCCTGGCTGACTGGCCAGGTGGCCTTTCACGTCAGC from the Deinococcus deserti VCD115 genome contains:
- a CDS encoding carbohydrate ABC transporter permease, producing the protein MSSRESPLKQLVLNLLLGLAILVMLFPFVWMIMMSLKTQVQNTAATPVWFFTPVLDNYINVIERNNFLVFTKNSLIVALAATVIGMVLGLPAAYSIARFKQRGLSLWILVSRIIPYITFLLPLFLVFTKLNLIGSFTALIASHLIITLPLIVWITIAFFEDIPTDLEEAALVDGSSRAGAFVRIILPLVAPGVITAGILAMIFSWNQFLFSLILGGPNTKTVPVAVFNFLSYGSQDYGAIAAAAVLITLPIILLSLTVQRYIVKGLTAGGVKG
- a CDS encoding gluconokinase, with product MRAVHAPPPVVLALDLGSSSVKGAAFDIHGRVLAGLEAHENVSLHYAAGGAAEVPLADLVAAAEAVLDRLHGRLGSRSVLAVAMTSIASSLVALDARGEPVGPVLSYADTRSAGEVRAVETLTSREETGCPAFSAYWPAQVRWWQGAHPELPAEHFCSVPDFLLMRWTGELVTSYSLASWTGLLDRETLDWNMRALSTAGLSAAQLPRLGDHDTRLTLQSRWTDRWPKLAGVPFHPGVADGATANVGSGALTPGRPAITIGSTSAVRLAVQGAPPPIPSGLWSYRIDRNTHLLGGALTEGGNLYSWLQSTLRLDRRLDEELLGMAPGAHGLTFVPSLGGTRSPDYDPHARGTLHGLSYATTPAQITRAAMEGVACRLANVAWRLPVSDDALFVASGRALLASRAWPQMLADALGRPLLLEDIRAGASARGAALLALRAQGVEISTDPVAQRVVEPVPAHHEVYRTMCARMDRLTRLMREDEELVS
- a CDS encoding 2-dehydro-3-deoxy-phosphogluconate aldolase, whose protein sequence is MSRLLTALTRDHVLPLFTPDDLPVARQRLNVLQAAGLEAVELTARNPAAQTHFTSLKGEFPELMLGAGTILDAGTARAFIAQGATFIVGPCLVPEVAAVCRDADIPYLPGAGTVREVVEAQTAGASVVKLFPGEVLGPAFVRALRGPLPGARVLVTGGVAPTVEGVREWLNAGALAVGLGSALFRLPDDEWPLRLKTLLAFTREVST